GGCACATCAGGGCCCACAGCTCCTGCACCAGGTCCGGGTGCTTCGGCCAGCACGCCGGCACCACGCGCCGGGAGATGTCGTAGACCTCCACCAGCCACTCCACGAAGTAGGCCAGGCGCCCCATCGCGGCCTCGACGTCGTGCTCGGAGGCGGCCGCCCACCAGAACACCTTGGGCGGACCGATGGGCGGGGCGTCCATCGGTTCGGCGGCTGCCGGCGCCGTCGGCACGGGCTGCTGCTGTTCGGCGGAGGCGTCGGCCAGGATGCGGGTCGCCGTGACCAGTCGGTCGGCGTCGTCGCTGCCGAGCGCGGCGAACGCGGCCTGGACGGCGTCGTCGTGCTCGCGGGTGCTCACCGCGCCCCCGCAGCCGCGACCTGACCGCCGGCGGCCGCGAGCAGCCGGCCGGCGACCTGGAACAGGGCGGCGCGCGGGTCACCGCCGCCGGCTACCTGGCGGGTCACGGCCGCCAGGCACCCGTCGCACAGCGGCCCGAGGTCGGGGCGCTGCTCGGCGCCGGGACCCTGGCACAGCATGCAGCTGCGCTCCTGGGCGGTGCGCTCCTGGGCGCTGCTCACTGCGCGCGCACCGGGTAGGAGGGGGCGACCTGGCCGGGCACGACCGGGTGCTCCTGGTGCCAGGCGAGCGAGGCGCGGACCTGCTCGGCCCAGGGACGCTGGGGCCAGTTCACCAGGTCGACCGCGATCGGGCGGGTGCGCCCGGCCACGGCCAGTGCGAGGTCCTCGGGCAGGCGGCGCAGCTCGGCGGCCGAGACCAGGGGGACCATGTGCGGCTGTTCGGACATGCTGGTCGTGGTCTGGGTGCTCCAGGACCGCGACGTCTGCTTCACGGTGCGCTCTCCGAGCATCGCGGACAGCTCACGCAGGTGCGGCTCGTCCATCGACCCGCCGAGCAGGACCCGCACGGCGTTGTCCCACATCGACTGCTCGGCGTCGTCGCCGTAGGCGTCGCGGGCCTGCGCGCGGGACTGGAACGCCACGACGACTTGCAGGCCCTCACCGGACCCTGCGGCCATCGCCTGCGGCAGAGCCGGCCAGGGGTGAATGTTGGCGATCTCGTCCAGGACCATCGTGACCGGGGGCTCCGCCCGCCCGGCCGGGGAGGTCTGGGCGGCCTCGCGGACTGCCTCGGCGATCGTGTCGAGCAGCATCGACATGAACCCACCGACCGACGCCCCGACTGAGGCCGAGTCCCGCCAGCGGGAGATCGGGTAGAGCGTGCCCGCCTCGGCGAGGAACGCCCGCGGGTCGAACGCGTCGGGGTCGCGCGGGTCGACGTCGAACATCTCCCGCACGGCCGGTACGTCGAGCGAGGCGAACGCCGTCTCGACCCCGAACCACTTGTTCGACCGCATGCGCGGGTCGTCGCCGCGCACGGCCTCGATCGTGCGGTCCCACCCGGCGGCCGACTCCCGCTCGAGGATCTGCATGGCCTCGGCGGCCTGCAGGGGGGACTTCGACCACCGGTGCAGGTCGTGGATCGAGCGGTGCCCGATCGCCGCGGCGTGCAGCAGCGCCTGCACGATCCCGCCGGCGGAGGTGGCCCACACCTGGTTCTCCCCGGACAGGCCGGTGCGCGAGACCAGGGTGGCCGCGCGGCGCTGGGCGATCGCGGGGTCCTCGCAGCGGGCGAACGGCGGCCACTTGATCGTGGTCGCCCGATGGCTGACCCGCTCCGGGTCGAACACCAGCACCGGGCCCGTGGCGGCGCGCAGCCCGATCGTGGCGGCCATGTTGTCCGCCCGGGTGGAGGTGGCCACCACCGCCCCGGGTGCCTCTGCGATCGAGGCGATGAGCACGCCCAGGCCCTTGCCCGAGCGGGCCGGGCCCACCAGGTAGACCGGCTGCTCGCTGGAGACCATGACGTCGACGGTGCGCGAGGTCCCCAGCCGCCACGCGACGTCGGTCGCGGTCAGCTTGCCGGTCGCGGCCAGGGTCGGGCGCACCCGCTTGCCGCGCTCGAGCACGGCCGACGGGCCGACGGTGGTCTCGATCTCCCGGGCGCGGGCCATCCCGGGACGCGAGAGCAGGTCGTGGCGCTGGCGGGTCGCCGACAGGCGGTAGCGCACCCACCACACCAGCAGGCAGGTCGAGCCCACCAGCCAGCACACCAGGGTCAGCGCCCCGCCGATCGTCCGGGCCACGGGGTGCACGCCGACCGAGCCGGTCACGACGAGCCCGGCCAGCCACACCAGGGCGCCGGCGCCGATGACGCCGGTGATGGTCTTGTCATCGAGGTCGACCAGCACCCGGTAGGCGTTGGTGTGCCGGCGCAGCGCCCGGGCCACCGGCCCGCGGCTGATCCTGCGGCCCACGGCGCGGACCTTCGCGGTGAGCTGCTCGGCGTTCTCGGGCAGGGTCATGGTGCTCATCCGGCACGCCCCTCGTCGGTGTTGAACTTCTCGTAGGCCAGTGGGGGCACCAGGGGGTGCACCAGGACTGGGGTGTGGGCGCCGATCCGCCACAGCCCGACGCTCTGGGGCAGCCGGGTGACGAGGTCGAGCTCGGCGGGGGTGGGGCGGATCATCTCCTTGAACAGCGGCAGCGACTCGGCCGACTGGTTGTAGATGATCTTGATCGGGGACTTCGAGATGATCCCGGCGACCTGGTTGCGGTGCGCGGAGTCCGACTCGCCGAACATCGACTGGTCGGCCAGCTCGTGGAAGATCAGCCAGGAGGACACCCGCCAGTCACCGGCCATCCGCAGCCGCTCGTCCATCGCGGCGACCTGGTAGGGGTTGCGCAGCTCGTCCCAGCCCTCCTCGGACACCACGACCCGGAACCGGCCGTCCCTCGAGCGCAGCGTGGCGTCGATCCACGACGAGATGCAGGCCGTGGCCACCGCCCGCACCTCGGGGGCCGCGTGCCGCATCGAGGAGGTGTCGACCACGGTCATCGGGCTGTCCGGGTCGAGCGCGACCGTCGAGGGCCCGTCGAACATCCCCGACATCGGGCCGGTGACCAGGCGCCCGAACATCAGCGACAGCACCCGCGGTGCGTCCGGCCCGACCAGCTGCACCAGGTCGGCCGGCGGGTCGGTCAGGAACGCGACCAGGTCCCGGATCGTCGCTCCGACCGCGTGAGCCGACATGGCGGTCACCGCGGTGTCGATCGTGGTCTGCTCGAACTCGTCGAGCGCCTTGCCCGGGCGCAGGATCGCCACGATGGACCGCAGTGCGTTCCCGCGCCGGTCCTCCACGACCCGCTGCCACTGCTGGGGGTCGACGTCGCCGGGGCGGCGGCCCTCGTCCAGTGGGTTGATCACCGTGCCGACGCCGGGGCGGATCACCACCCCGCCGACCGCGTAGCCGATCGGTGCCCACTCCCCCTTGGGGTCGGACTGCACGATCACGTGCCGCCCGGCCTTGATCAGCCGCACGATCACGGTCTTGACGCACATCGACTTGCCGGACCCCATGATCCCGAACACCACGACGCCGGGGCTGGTGACCAGCCCGGCGGCGTAGGCACCCCAGGGGTCGAAGCAGAACACCGCCCCGGAGTGGGTGTCGATGCCGATGGCCGGGCCGGGGATGTTCGCGCTCGAGCCGGCCACGAACGGCGTCAGGACCCCGATGCGGGCCGTAGAGGTCTCGTGCAGCGGGGTCTTGACCCCCGGCGGGCCCCACATCGCCTGCTTGCCGATCCGGCCCCACCAGCGGCGCATCGGGATCTCGTCGAGCTCGCCGTCGTCGGCGACGTCGACCTCACCGTGCTTCGTGCCGTACTCGGTCAGGGCGGTGCTGGCCGCCTTGTGCCGGTGGCCGCGGGCGCGGCGGCGTTCGTGCCACGTCGCGCGGCGGGTGTCGGCGACCAGGACCCGGGGGGTGGCGTTCTTGCGGCTCATGCTCGCGGTCCGATCCCGAGCGGCAGGGAGGTGATGAACGAGGCGAACTGCTGGCCGCGCAGCGCGTTGAGACGCGCCTCCCCGGTGTGGGTGTTGACGTACCCGATGGCCTCCTTGAGCTTGGCCAGGTCGGGCGCGGAGACGGTGACGTAGCCGGCGTACTTGGTGTCACCGAAGCCCAGGGACAGCTCCTGGCGGCGCTGGGCGAGCTCGCGGGCCTCGGCGTCGTGGTCGCTGGTCGTGGCCCGGCCGATCTTCTCGCTGATCCGCGCGACGGAGGAGTGCGAGGACTCCGCGCGGCGCAGCCGCACTTCGGCCTTGTGGATCGGCACCGGTTCCCACACCTGGGTGACCACGTGCGGGAACAGCCCGCCGCCCAGCAGCTCCGAGAGGTACCCGGCGGGGACCTCGGTGGAGGGCCACCGCTCGATCCAGAGCGTCTTGTGCACCGCGGAGTCGGTCACCAGGTGGTCGAGCTTCTCGTCGACCACGCCGGTCAGGACCGCGTCCTGGGGCAGGCACCCGTCCAGCTCGGCGAGCCAGGAGGCGGCCTGCGGGTCGAACGCCAGGCGCACCGCGCCGCGGATCTGCGCCTCGGACAGCCACGCGGCACCCTCGGTGCGCACCCCGCACGCCGGCAGGTAGGCCAGCATCGAGGCGATCCGGTCGGCCAGGACAGCCGACATGCCCGCGCGGCCGCCGCCGGCGGCGCGGATCTCCCCGCGGACCTTCTCCTTGGACACCGTGACCGCGATCAGGACGTCACGGTGCAGGACCTCCCCGAGGGTCGGGTGCTCCAGCAGCTCGGCGTACTCGTCATCGACCCAGCTGCCGATGCCGGGGCGGTCGAGCTCGGCCCGCGACCCGGGGAACGTGCGGGCGTGGGAGACCACCCGCACCACGCCCGCGAGGTCGGCCAGCGCCCGGCACATCTCGTCGAACGCCCGCGCCCGGGAGGCCTTGACCGCCGGGTCGGCGAGCATCCACCCGTGCGTCGCGACCCGCAGGACCGCGGTCGCGGTGCCCGCGGCCCGGTCCCACAGGAACGCCGCGCCGGCGAACCGGGTGCCGACCAGCGACAGGGTCTTGACCCGTTCGCCGACCGCGCCGGGCACGTTGATCCGCCCGAGCTCCCGACTCGCCATCGGATCGATGACGGCCCGGGTCTGCCCCAACCTCCTGCGCAGCATGAACACCCCCAACGTCGCCACCCGCGACACGTACGAGCGGCCGGCCCAGGAGCCGGCCCCGAAGATCACCACCGGCAGCGACCACCACAGGGTCTGCAGCAGCCCGCCGGGCAGGTCCCCTCCCATGAACCGCACCGCGGTCGGAGCGACCCCGGCCGCGACGATCACCATCTGCGCCCAGCTGAGCCCGGCGACCACACCCGAGCGGGACAGCGGCGCGAACGACGCAACGGGAACGACGGACTGCTCTGCCATCAGCGACCTCCGAACAGCGAGGGACCGGACTGGCCCCCGGACGACGAACCAGGACCAGAAGGCCGGCGGACGCTGCCGCCACCCGGAGCGGTGCGGGGCCGCGACGCCCCGGTGTCCGCCGCAGGTGCGTCGGGCCCCGGCTGGTTGCTGCCGGCAGCGCCCTGCGCGCCACCACGTTCCGCAGTGGAGCCGCCGCCGCTACCTCCGCCCGGACCGCCGGGAGCGGTGCGTGCGGTCACCACAGATCCGGCGGCGACCCCGGACGCACCGGCCGAGCCAGCCGTCCCGGGCGCGCCTGCCATCCCGGACGAGCCACCCGCGGACGGCCCGCTCGAGCCGGGTGCGGTGAGCAGGTGGTCGTTCGCCCCGGACATCGCGGCGACCGCACTGCGCAGCCGGTCACCGGACTCCCCAGCGCCTCCGCGCCCGGCGGACGTGTCCTGCCCGGACGACGCGTCCGGGGTGCCCTGCGCGGCCGCGCCGGCCACCGCGCTGCGGACCTTGTCGATGCCGGACTTGACCAGACCGGCCCCGGCACCGACGGCCGCGCCCACCGGGCCGGCCGCCGCACCGGCGCTCGCCCCGGCCGCGGCACCTCCCGCGGCCGCGCCACCGGCCCCAGCGCCTGCACCGCCTGCCGCGCCGGACGCCCCCGCAGCCCCGGCCGGCGCCCCGGCGCCAGAGGTCGCCTTGGCTCCGGCGCCGCCGGCGGACTGCCCGGGGGTACCAGTGGGCTGCTGCCCGGGGTCGTTGCTGTTCGTGCCTGTGGCGGGTGCCGGGTTGTCGACGGGCTTGCTGGCGGTCGCGCGCGCCTTCATCGACTCCCGCACACGGTGCGTGGCCTGGTCGACCAGCCGGCTGGTCGCGGTCTGCCCGGCGCTGCGCAGCGGCGCGGCCGCCGCCTGCCCGGCGCGGGACGTCACCCTCGAGGCGCCGGCGTCGGCCAGCTGCCCACCGGCCCAGCCCATGACCGCCATCGACGCGGCCGGCGACATGCACGCCATCCAGAGCCCGACCATCCCGGTGATCAGCGCGCCCAGGTCCGGGGACCCGGTGACCAGGTCCATCGCGAGCACGAGGATCCCCGCGGCGAACACCTTCGCCAGGATCAGCGCGACCACGGCCTGCGCCCACTTGGTCACGACCGGGCGCAGCGCCCGCCACCCCTGGGACATGACCGCGGCCGGGGCGAACCCGACCAGCAGCAGCAGCGAGTAGTTCCGGAACGCCATCACCAGGGACAGCACCAGCGACGGCAGCCACAGCAGGACCGCCCACACCACGAGCATGAACGGCTGGTTGCCGGCGTTGGCCAGCAGCATGGTGAACACCAGGGCGATGTCCTGCGCGGACCCGGACGTCGAGAGCATCCCGATCGCCAGGGCGTCGATCGCCGCGGTGACCTTCACGATCAGCCACACCGCGGTCGCGGTGGCCGGCCACGCGATCAGCGCCCACAGGGCTGCGTAGCCCAGGCGGGCGTGGTCACCGGCGACGATCGCGGCGATGACCTGCACCCCGCACAGGGCGACGGCCACCACGCCCATGACCATGCCAAGCTTGCCGGTCATCGCCGTGGCGATGTTCCACTCCCCGGCGCTGATCGAACCGAGCTGACCGGAGAACGCACCCGTGAGCAGGCCGGTCGTCGACCCGCTGAGCGCACCGGACCAGTCGGTCAGGACATCGTTGACGTCCGGGAGCAGCGACCACGCCGAGCAGGCCGCAGCGACGACCGCGACGGCGAGCGCGCGGGCCCGCCGCGGCGCGCGGGTGATGGCGCGTCGCAGCCGGTGCGCGCGGTCGATCAGGCCAGCGCGCACCGGCTGCCAGACGGCAACGATCTCGTCCATGGGTCGGTCAGAACCCGAGGTAGCGCTCGGAGAACCAGCCGATCGCCCCGCTGGCGGAGCCGATGATCACCGCGGCGAGGGCCGCGACCAGGAACGCCGCACCCGTGACGGTCTGCATCTTGCCGGCACCGGCCGCGCGGCTGATCGCCCAGGCCACGCCCGAGATGACGACGGCGGCGACCAGCAGGATCAGCGCGATGCCGGCCAGACCACCGACCGCGTTCTGCAGCTCGGCCGCGAACGGCCAGTAGTCGAAGTTGATCGTGACCCCGGGGTCGTTCGCCGTCAGCAGCGGCGGTCGGGCCGGGAGGGCGGAGAAGGTGGTCAGCACGCGGCTCATCGGGCACCTCGCTGTCGGTGCACCCGCCCCCTGTGGGTGGGCGCTCGACCCTCCACGTCGAGGGTCGAACCGCACCGCTCGGTCGATACCGCCCTACAGCGGCATGTCGTACTGCATGCCCCAGCCGACCATCCCGCTGAGCGAGCCCAGCACGATGGCGGCGAGGACCGCGGTGATCATCCGCCGCAGCGCCTTGGACGGGATCTCGGCGCCGAAGATCTGCGTCGCGGCGAGCATCAGCGCTCCGGTGACCAGGCCGGCGACCGCCAGGACGATGCCGGTGGCCAGCGCCGCCCCGGCAAGGTCCTGCAGGTTCACCGTGAAGCCGAGCCAGGACCCGTCGAGCTGGAGCCGGTTCAGGGAGTCGTCGAGCCGACGCATCATGTCCTCCTCAGCCGACCGTGACGTCCGAGACCAGCCACGCGGCGGTGGCGTCGGTCCGGGTCAGCGTGATGAACATGGTCTGGCCGTAGGGCTCGCCCTCCCAGCCGTCGGGCGCCGTCGCGAGGCGCTCGACCCACCGCACCCGGTAGGCCGTGGTCGCGGTGTCCTCGGGCTGACCGGAGTCCTCCACCGGCGTGACCTGCGCCGTGGTCGCCCCGCCGTGCGCCTGGAGCTCGGACCACCACGACGCACCGGACGTCACCTGCGCGGCCTGCAGCTCGGCCGCAAGCTCGGGCGTCGTCCAGCGTGTCGCACGCTCGACCGCGGCGGCCGGGCCGGTGTCCGTGGCCGCGTCGACCTCGACCATCGCCGCGGCGAACGCGGCCGCGACCGCGTCGACGTCGGCGCCGCTCGCCGGGTGCTCGTCGCCGCCCGCAGCAGTAGCCCCCTCGCCTCCGCCCGCATCCGGGCGGGTGGTTGGCGTGGGCGCGGTGGGCTCCTGGCTCGCCGCGACGGTGGGTGCCTCGCTCGCAGCGGGGGTCCTCCAGGGCAGTGCGCTGCCACCAGCAGCTGTGACGACCCACAGAGCGATGCCGGTGATGACGATGAGCGCCGCCACCCACCCGATCACGATGGGCGCGCTCAGCTCGTCCTTCATGCGAACCTCCGGATGGACCAGACCATGGCCCCGTAGTAGCGGTTGTTCTGCAGGTCGACGACCTGCACGTTCTTGCCGGTGGTCGGGGCGTGGACCATCTGGCCGTCGCCGATGTAGATCCCGACGTGCTGGTAGCGCTGGCCGCCGGAGTTGGAGAACGCGACGATGTCGCCGGGCTGCATCTGGGAGAAGTCCCGGGCGATGGTGATGCCGCGGTTGTCACGGGCCTGGGAGTCGGCCAGGTGGTCGAGCTGCAGACCGGTCGCGGCGTAGACGGCGTTCAGGACCAGGCCGGAGCAGTCGAACCCGGGGCCGCGCCCGTCGACGCCGATCTTGCTAGGCCCGTTGATCGTGCCGCCGCCCCACACGTACGGGTAGCCGACCCACACCATCGCGGCGTCCACGATCGCGGACCCCGACGCGGTCCCGCCCGGGCCGGCTGTCGGGTCGAGCCACAGGTACCCCGTCATCGCGGCCAGGACCTTGGTGACGTACTCCTGCGCCACGGCCGGGATGCCGCCCGCGCCGGCGACGGCCGACCACCCGGCGTTGTACGCCGCCAGCGCCACCGACACCGGGTCGCCCGTGATCGTCCCGGCGGCGATCGCCGACTCCGCGCGGGCCACCAGGTCGCACAGGTACGCGGCCTGGGAGGTGATGGCGTCCTTGCCGTTGAACACGTCGGCCAGGCCGTCACCGTCGCCGTCGCTGCCCCACTGCGCCCACGTGGTGGGCATGAACTGCGCCAGGCCCATCGCGCCGGCCCACGACTCCGCCCGCGGGTCCCAGTCCGACTCGACGTCGACCTGCGCGGCCAGCAGCGGCGCCCCGACGTCCTCGCAGGTTCCGGCCGCGGACATCAGGACCGCCAGGTACTCCTCGGGGACCTGCGACCGCTCGGACAAGGTGGCCTGCTTGCCGCCCTCCGCGCCGCCGAGCAGCACGACCAGGAGCAGCAGCGGCGCGGCGACCGTCACGATCACCACCAATGCGGCGATCACCGCGGTGATCAGGCAGCCCCGCCCGCCCTTCTTCTTGCCCTTGTTGCCGCCCAGGGCGCCGGCGGCGCGCAGCGCACCGGACTTGCCGCCGGCGACCTTCGCAGCCGCGCCGACCGCGACCGGCGCGGGCATCAGCCCGCCGCCTGATCGCGGCCGGGTCGGGTGCAGGGCTTAGGAGGTTCGACCAGTGTGCGCGAGGACATGCCCGTTCGCGCGCACCCGGTCGCCGGCGTGGAAGCCTGATCACCGGCCACGTCAGACCACCCGCCGCCGGGTGGGGACGGCGGAGCGGCCCGTGCCCTTGAGGATCTGCTGCAGGCGAGGACCGACCCGGGCGGGCCGGCCCTCGAGGTGGCAGTCGAGGAACAGACGGATCTCCGTGCGCAGCTGCTCGCCGCGCACGTCGTGCAGCGCGTCGGACAGCAGCCGCTGCCACGCGGCCGTCCCGCCGGGCCGGGAGATGACCAGGGCGTGCAGGGTCCGCAGCGCGACCGCCAGCTCAGCCAGCGTGTCGGGCTGCTCCTCGGCGTCCACCCGCCCGTCCAGGTGCGCCCACGGTCCGGTTCCGGGCGGCAGGTCCCCGATGTCGCCGGCGATGTCCTGCCCGGGCCCACCGGTCCCGCCGCGCTTGGTCATGTCACCGCGACGCCACTCCTGTACACAACGCACGGCGATCCCGTTGAAGTACGCGCCCAGCGGCGGGCGCGGGTCGAGCGACCGCCACGCAGGCAGCCTCAGCCACGCCGTGGACTGCACCTCACTCATCACCAGGTCGACGTCGCACGAGCGCCCCAGCCGGTACAGCCAGCGGCGCACCATCGGCTCCTGCTCACGCACCGCGCCGGCGAACTCGGCCCAGTTCGGTTCCACCATGTCCGCCGCCGCACCCAGCCCGATCGGCGCCGCGCTGGACCACGGGCGCTGCGCCGGTGTCGGACGGTTCATGCTCAGCACCTGCGCGCTCACCTCGGACCTGCCGTGCGGGGCTCCGCCTCGGCGAACAGCTCCGGGTGCTGCTCGCGCAGGACCCGCAGACGGCGTCGCCCGGTCGACTCGGCACCCACCACACCGTCCTCATGCGCGAGGCGCGCCGAGACCGGCAGGCCGTCACG
This is a stretch of genomic DNA from Cellulomonas sp. ES6. It encodes these proteins:
- a CDS encoding TraM recognition domain-containing protein, which codes for MSTMTLPENAEQLTAKVRAVGRRISRGPVARALRRHTNAYRVLVDLDDKTITGVIGAGALVWLAGLVVTGSVGVHPVARTIGGALTLVCWLVGSTCLLVWWVRYRLSATRQRHDLLSRPGMARAREIETTVGPSAVLERGKRVRPTLAATGKLTATDVAWRLGTSRTVDVMVSSEQPVYLVGPARSGKGLGVLIASIAEAPGAVVATSTRADNMAATIGLRAATGPVLVFDPERVSHRATTIKWPPFARCEDPAIAQRRAATLVSRTGLSGENQVWATSAGGIVQALLHAAAIGHRSIHDLHRWSKSPLQAAEAMQILERESAAGWDRTIEAVRGDDPRMRSNKWFGVETAFASLDVPAVREMFDVDPRDPDAFDPRAFLAEAGTLYPISRWRDSASVGASVGGFMSMLLDTIAEAVREAAQTSPAGRAEPPVTMVLDEIANIHPWPALPQAMAAGSGEGLQVVVAFQSRAQARDAYGDDAEQSMWDNAVRVLLGGSMDEPHLRELSAMLGERTVKQTSRSWSTQTTTSMSEQPHMVPLVSAAELRRLPEDLALAVAGRTRPIAVDLVNWPQRPWAEQVRASLAWHQEHPVVPGQVAPSYPVRAQ
- a CDS encoding SCO6880 family protein, translating into MAEQSVVPVASFAPLSRSGVVAGLSWAQMVIVAAGVAPTAVRFMGGDLPGGLLQTLWWSLPVVIFGAGSWAGRSYVSRVATLGVFMLRRRLGQTRAVIDPMASRELGRINVPGAVGERVKTLSLVGTRFAGAAFLWDRAAGTATAVLRVATHGWMLADPAVKASRARAFDEMCRALADLAGVVRVVSHARTFPGSRAELDRPGIGSWVDDEYAELLEHPTLGEVLHRDVLIAVTVSKEKVRGEIRAAGGGRAGMSAVLADRIASMLAYLPACGVRTEGAAWLSEAQIRGAVRLAFDPQAASWLAELDGCLPQDAVLTGVVDEKLDHLVTDSAVHKTLWIERWPSTEVPAGYLSELLGGGLFPHVVTQVWEPVPIHKAEVRLRRAESSHSSVARISEKIGRATTSDHDAEARELAQRRQELSLGFGDTKYAGYVTVSAPDLAKLKEAIGYVNTHTGEARLNALRGQQFASFITSLPLGIGPRA
- a CDS encoding DUF6112 family protein, producing the protein MSRVLTTFSALPARPPLLTANDPGVTINFDYWPFAAELQNAVGGLAGIALILLVAAVVISGVAWAISRAAGAGKMQTVTGAAFLVAALAAVIIGSASGAIGWFSERYLGF
- a CDS encoding NlpC/P60 family protein, producing the protein MPAPVAVGAAAKVAGGKSGALRAAGALGGNKGKKKGGRGCLITAVIAALVVIVTVAAPLLLLVVLLGGAEGGKQATLSERSQVPEEYLAVLMSAAGTCEDVGAPLLAAQVDVESDWDPRAESWAGAMGLAQFMPTTWAQWGSDGDGDGLADVFNGKDAITSQAAYLCDLVARAESAIAAGTITGDPVSVALAAYNAGWSAVAGAGGIPAVAQEYVTKVLAAMTGYLWLDPTAGPGGTASGSAIVDAAMVWVGYPYVWGGGTINGPSKIGVDGRGPGFDCSGLVLNAVYAATGLQLDHLADSQARDNRGITIARDFSQMQPGDIVAFSNSGGQRYQHVGIYIGDGQMVHAPTTGKNVQVVDLQNNRYYGAMVWSIRRFA